In Nitrospirota bacterium, one genomic interval encodes:
- a CDS encoding zinc ribbon domain-containing protein: MLIIAGIIGSIIAVRKGRNPLGWFILCAIVPLLIVVLAVLPPLVSKGYTKKCPYCAEIIKEDAIVCKHCGREQPIEMVKISPKT, encoded by the coding sequence CTGCTTATCATCGCAGGCATTATAGGGAGCATTATAGCCGTAAGAAAAGGTCGCAACCCGTTAGGGTGGTTTATACTATGTGCGATTGTTCCGTTACTTATTGTTGTTCTTGCAGTGCTTCCACCCCTGGTATCTAAAGGATATACCAAAAAGTGTCCCTACTGTGCAGAGATTATTAAAGAAGATGCAATAGTTTGCAAACACTGTGGCAGGGAACAACCCATAGAAATGGTCAAGATATCCCCTAAAACATAG